A section of the Streptomyces sp. NBC_00178 genome encodes:
- a CDS encoding glutamate synthase subunit beta — MADPKGFLTTGREVAQTRPVGERVKDWNEVYVPGSLLPIISKQAGRCMDCGIPFCHNGCPLGNLIPEWNDYAYREDWSAASERLHATNNFPEFTGRLCPAPCESACVLGINQPAVTIKNVEVSIIDKAWDSGDVTPQPPERLSGKTVAVIGSGPAGLAAAQQLTRAGHTVAVFERADRIGGLLRYGIPEFKMEKSHINRRIEQMRAEGTKFRTEVEIGKDIDAAKLRRRYDAVVIAAGATVSRDLPVPGRELNGVHFAMEYLPLANKVQEGDLTVSPITAEGKHVVVIGGGDTGADCVGTAHRQGAASVTQLEIMPRPGEERNANQPWPTFPMLYKVTSAHEEGGERVYSVSTTHFEGDEDGNVQALHLIEVEFKDGKLEQKAGTERVIPAQLVTLAMGFTGTDQANGLVQQFGLELDERGNVARDDDYATNVGGVYVAGDAGRGQSLIVWAIAEGRSAARGVDRFLTGTSALHAPIRPTDRSLTV; from the coding sequence ATGGCTGACCCCAAGGGCTTCCTGACCACCGGACGCGAGGTCGCCCAGACCCGCCCCGTCGGCGAGCGCGTCAAGGACTGGAACGAGGTCTACGTTCCGGGCTCGCTGCTCCCGATCATCAGCAAGCAGGCCGGCCGCTGCATGGACTGCGGCATCCCGTTCTGCCACAACGGCTGTCCCCTCGGAAACCTCATCCCCGAGTGGAACGACTACGCCTACCGCGAGGACTGGTCGGCGGCGTCCGAGCGCCTGCACGCCACGAACAACTTCCCGGAGTTCACGGGGCGCCTGTGCCCCGCCCCGTGCGAGTCGGCGTGCGTCCTCGGCATCAACCAGCCGGCCGTCACCATCAAGAACGTCGAGGTCTCCATCATCGACAAGGCGTGGGACAGCGGCGACGTCACCCCGCAGCCGCCCGAGCGCCTCTCCGGCAAGACCGTCGCCGTCATCGGCTCCGGACCGGCGGGTCTCGCCGCCGCCCAGCAGCTGACCCGGGCCGGTCACACGGTCGCCGTCTTCGAGCGCGCGGACCGCATCGGGGGACTCCTCCGCTACGGCATCCCCGAGTTCAAGATGGAGAAGTCGCACATCAACCGCCGCATCGAGCAGATGCGCGCGGAGGGCACCAAGTTCCGCACGGAGGTGGAGATCGGCAAGGACATCGACGCCGCCAAGCTCCGCCGCCGCTACGACGCGGTCGTCATCGCCGCCGGTGCCACCGTCTCCCGCGACCTGCCCGTCCCGGGCCGTGAGCTGAACGGCGTGCACTTCGCGATGGAGTACCTCCCGCTGGCCAACAAGGTGCAGGAGGGTGACCTGACGGTCTCCCCGATCACCGCCGAGGGCAAGCACGTCGTCGTCATCGGCGGTGGCGACACCGGCGCCGACTGCGTCGGCACCGCCCACCGGCAGGGCGCGGCCTCCGTCACCCAGCTGGAGATCATGCCCCGGCCCGGCGAGGAGCGGAACGCCAACCAGCCCTGGCCGACCTTCCCGATGCTCTACAAGGTCACCTCCGCGCACGAGGAGGGCGGTGAGCGGGTCTACTCCGTCTCCACCACCCACTTCGAGGGCGACGAGGACGGCAACGTCCAGGCCCTCCACCTGATCGAGGTTGAGTTCAAGGACGGCAAGCTGGAGCAGAAGGCCGGCACCGAGCGCGTCATCCCGGCCCAGCTCGTCACCCTGGCCATGGGCTTCACCGGCACGGACCAGGCCAACGGCCTCGTGCAGCAGTTCGGCCTCGAACTCGACGAGCGCGGCAACGTCGCCCGCGACGACGACTACGCGACCAACGTCGGCGGCGTCTACGT